The DNA region GGGCATGGGCTCCCTCGGAGCGCTCTTTGGCGGACCCAGGGACAGGTACTTCCAGGAAAGGGAAACCAAGTTCGTCCCGGAAGGCGTTGAGGGAAGAGTCCCCTTCAAAGGGGACCTTGCTCTCATTGTCTATCAGCTCATCGGCGGTCTCAAAGCCGGCATGGGTTATGTGGGCGCAAAGAACATTGATGAGCTCAGGAAGAAAGCACGCTTCGTCAGAGTCACCCGGGCAGGTTTGAGAGAAGGTCATCCCCACGACATATTCATTACCAAGGAAGCACCGAACTACGGAATTAGCTGAAAAAGAATTCCGTCGCCTCAATCGCTCTAACACTCATCTATTTCTAGAGAAAACCTTGAATAAGGACGAGAACACAGAAGTCCTGCGCAGTATTGCCACAGAATTGGGAATCCCTGTTTTCGGCGTTGCCGATGTGAGAGGAATCAGGGACACCTTCCTGATTGAGCCGCGCTCGATCATTGACGGACTGGACTACGCAATAGTAATCGGTATGAGACTGAGCGATTCCCTGATGGACAGCCTGGTCGATAGGCCGACAAAGACGTATCAGTATCACTACAGGGAAACAAACAGGTTTCTTGACAACGTTTCTCTGAGGCTGGTTTCGGAAATTCAGAGACAAGGAAAAAGGGCATTTCCAATTCCTGCTTCCCAGATAATAGACTGGGAAAAAAGGCGGGGACATCTTTCGCACATTCTGGTGGGCGTTCATGCCGGCCTCGGGTGGGCAGGGAGGAGCAGGCTGCTTGTCAATCCGCTCTATGGGGCAAGAGTCAGGTATGCGACGGTTCTTACGGACATGCCGCTCGCATGCGCTGGCGTTCTCGAATTTGGATGCGGGGAGTGCCGAGCATGTATTGTCGGCTGTCCCGCCGGCGCAATAGGGGAAACCAGGGAAGAGTTCAATTTGCAGAAGTGCCTTGATACGATTCGTCTCTTCGTGAAAACGGAAAACATCGGCACAGAAATCTGTGGCCTGTGCGTGAAAGCATGTCGCGGGAAGAAAAATGCTGTCTGAACCCAATCGTGTCCTCATAATCGCCGGGCTCTTAAGCAGAGAAGAAGGGCTTTTCGGAGAGGCCGAAGAGCGTCTTAAAGAGAGCTTTGGGCAGGTGCTGAAGAGAAGCGAGGAGTTCCCCTTCGATTTCACACAATACTACGAGCGCGAGATGGGTAGTCAACTGCTCAGATGCTACCTGGCCTTTGACAAGCTGGTAGGTCCCGATGATCTCCCGCGCCTCAAGGAGTTCGGCTCGAGTTGCGAGCGGAATTTCGTGGTAGAAGGAAAACGGAGAGTGAACATAGATCCGGGATATCTGGACGTCCTGAGAGTCGTGCTCGCTTCAGGAAAAGATTCTCCTCACAGAATGTACATTGGAGGTGGAATTTACGCGGAGATTGAATACCTGTTCATCAAGGGAAGCTACTCGCCGCTTGCCTGGACATATCCTGACTATAAGAGTGAGCAAGCGATAAGTTTCTTCAATAGCGTGCGGAAATCCTATCTTGAGATTCTGAAGAGGTCGAAGCCTTCGGGATGACCTTTCCCTCGGGCCGGTGCCGCAAGCTCCTCCTGACAGCACCCTGCCTGCCTGGTTCAAGAATGGTGGGCTAGAAACTCACCGGGTGAGAAAATAGAAAAACTTGGAACGGCCATCCCCGTCCATTCCAAGTTTTTCAACAGCAGCCAGACTTCTAAGAAACCGCTCAAATCCGTGCGCTACGACTCCGGAAGGGAGAAACTGAATTTCGGATTCATCTCCTTGATTTCATCTGCTACTAGATGCATCTGCTTCTCGACTTGAAAAGAGTGAGTCTTCTTCCACTCACTGTAAAGATCCAGCAGCCTGTTTTGTTTTTCTCTTATGACTTCCTTCTTCTCCTCTTCGTTCACTGACCTCTCCAACTGATAGAGCTTCCCCTTCGAGAGTCTGTCGAGGAGATTCATGTATTCGCCTCTCATATGAGAGAGAACCTTCATGTACCTTTCGAATCCAACCGAGAGTTTTTCAAGAACATCGGATATAGCCGGGTTCTTCTTGTTTACCACTTGACTGAAAGTGTACGCAAAATGATAGTAAGTCTTACCCCTTCCTATGTACGCTTCTTCACGGTGAGGAGACTGACCTGGCTTTGCGCAGAGCGCCGTCGGGTTATCGAATATCCCGATTGAAACGAGAAGGAAATCAGCGTTCGTTTTGTAGATTCTGTACTTGAGTCTTGCATCGGTTGAATTGGCAAGCCGCCTGAAAACCTCAGTATCGTACTTTGACAGATACTTCTTTGCCTCTTCGACGTAGTCGGGATTTATGAACGAATTGAGAAGGTGCGCAAGATAGACGTTTACGTCTTCATCCGGGTCCGTCTCAGGGGTGAGTCCAGTCTCAACCTTTGAGTAAAGCAGGCAGTTGAGCATGAAATAGTAAGTCGGCTTTACGGATCTGTCTCTTGTCTTCAGGTCGTAGTACCCACGATTCACCATTTCAAAGACCCCCTTTCATAAAGGAGTGCGAGGTGCGAGGGATTCGCCTTCTTGCTCGCTTCCAGACTGCCTCCCGTCTTCACTCATCTCCTTTTGTTTAGGCGCAAAAACCCTAAACATCTCTGGGGTGTCACACTGAACACAAATACACAATGCATGTGCCGTGCCATTCCAGCAACTCTGTTGCCATGACGGCAACTTATTGAGATGTGCGGAGTTAGTCCGATGTGGCACCTTGGCCAAAGCGGTCAAATAGGGTGATATCGGGTTTTCTTGGCGAAGTTTTCCGCAAGATGTGTGGGAAAGCGCCCGAATTGTGGGAGCTGCTGAAGCGGCGGCCCGGACTTCCTTATTTTACTTGGGATTCCAGCTCCCCGTCTTGCGTTCGGGTTCTCTCATGATGCTCATTTTCGTCCCCAGTAAACTTCTTTTTACAGGCATGAAAGCGAGAGCGTCAACCGGGATTGTGCATAAACTTAAGACTACCCTGGAGGGCACCCTCTCACAGCACGCAATCTCTTTGAAGTCAACGGAGTTAAGAAATGAGGAAGGTCTAAAAAGAGTTTCTAAACTTTGGCACAATGCTTGCCCTAAGACTCACGCGAGAATCAATGCAAAACACATGATTGAGAAGTCTCGCTGTGAGGCTCGTGCTCCCTCCGGCGAGCCAGGGGAGGGCAGGATGTTCCGGGTGGAAGATGGGAACCGTCGGGGAGACGGCAGGTGAGGACCACCGCAGGCGTGGGGAACCATCTTGCCCTCCATCTGAATCTCCGAGAAATTCGGTATGCTCTGGGAGATTCAGGCAAGAGGGACGTCGAGAAGATCTGGTGGAGATTGAGTGGCGATTCGTTGCATGGCCCAGGGGAGCCAGCGATTCAGTGAGAATTCCCGACTTCAGGAAGGATTGTTGAGGACTGATTGGACCGCGGAGATTCGAACTTCCCTTGACTCCGTTCTATTAAAACAACTCGTACTTTACCAGTCTTCCATCAAGACCGCCTGTTTTCAACGGCTTTTTCCACGCCGGTTTCAGACCGATCTTTTTGATAAATTCCCGTTCACCGAAATAAATATAGGCGGCAGAACCTTTGCATTTCTTCTTCAAAAAATCCCCGAGTGCTTCGTAAAGAAGATCAAGCTCCTGCCTGTTTCCCATACGAATGCCGTAAGGAGGGTTTGTTATGATGACACCATTCTTCAGTCCTTCGCTATTCCTGAAATCAAGTATTTGAAGTTCTATTCTTTCTCCATGCGGCAAGTTCCGGATATTTGTTCTTGATATTTCAATTGCCTCCGGAGATATATCACTTCCGGCAATAAGTCCCTCCGGCAAATTACGGATGTGCCGGTCCTGTTCTCTCTTTACATTTGTCCAGAGTAAATTGTCATAGTCCGGCAAGAATGCAAATCCGAAGTTATCACGAAAGATACCGGATGGAATTCTGCAGTAATGCAGCAGAGCTTCACTGAGCAAAGTCCCGGAACCGCACATGGGATCATAAAGCGGGACAGATCCGTCCCATTTTGTATATCTGATAATCGCCGCGGCAACAATCTCTTGCATCGGGGCAGACAGGGAAGCTCTCCTGTATCCCCGCCGGTGAAGAGAACCTCCCGACATGTCCAGACTGATCACAGCTTTGTCATGTCTTATGTAGAGGTTCAGCCATACATCCGGACTTCTTGAGTCAACATCAGGCCTTTGTCCGGATACTTCGCGGAATGAATCGACGATTGCGTCTTTCAAACAAAGAGATGCATAATGTGAATTAGTTATCTTGCTGTTCGATATATTGCCGAAAACAGCAAATGTATTGTTGAGAGAAATAAAATCCGCCCAGTTGATCTGTTTTGCCTTCTTGTATAAGTCATCTGTAGAGCAGCAACTAAACGACACAAGAGGCGCGAGTATTCTTGAAGAAAGTCGTGCGGAATAATTAATGCGGTAGAGCGCTTCCTTATCGGCGCTAAAATAAATTCCTCCATATTCGGGGGTGATGTCCTGCGCACCAAGTTCAGACAATTCCTGAGCCCCTAATTCCTTTATCCCGTCTGGAAGTTGTGCAAAGTAACGTCTATTTCTTTGATATTCATACATAAAGGAAATGTCCGGGAAGAAAACGAACGGCGAGCCTGGGCCCGCCGTTCGCCCTGATTCCAGCAGAGAATTACAGACTATTCATACACCCAGGTATAATCGGCCCAGATATCGCTTGTGCCGGCGTCAGCGACCGCTTCAAATCCAATCTTTACATCAGATTGGTTGGCCGCTCCCGGGATGGCAATGGTCTGTATCTGCCATGTGCTGCTCGGTGTTGTACCCAGAGTCGAAACCGTGCTCCAATTTGCCCCGCCATCTGTTGAGATTCGGAGCCTCAACACATCTGTGCCCGTCGTGTTCACGTAGGCGAACCGTACTTTCGGCGCAGCAGCGGAGCTCAGGTTTATTATCGGACTCTCGATTCTTACCGTATTCCCCGCTACGGTGCCTGAACCAAAAGATGCCGTTGCCGTGGCATCATACGCTACGTTGCCAAGGGGAGGTGCTTGCCCGGTCAGTGGATTTACGCGCTGGACCCAGTTTCCAGTGCCGACCACATCGACTCTAGTCCAGCCAGCTGGAGCCGCTCCGCCCGATCCTGTCCACACGGCCTCAAAGCCCTCGAAGAAGTACATCGGGAACTTGTAGACATTCGCCCCGCCAGCGGTATCAAGGGCATTGCCATTCAGGTCTGTCACTGAGGTTCCAACTGTCAGCGTGGGCTGTGTGGCTCCGTTAGGTTTCAACCCCCCACGCGGTGACACGGTGAGCCGGACCACCCATGCGCTGAGTCCAGCATTCCAACCAAGATAGTCAGCTTTGGTCACGGTAAGAGCGGGCGACGTGTTTGTGAAAACGTATTTCGTCGAAGGATTGTCTTCTGCCGAAGAAATAAGCAACGGCTCGCTGAACGGAAGGGTCATGTAGTAAACGCCGTTGGCCTTGGCTGCCGCAGATGTCGAATCGATGCTGAAAGAACCCCACACCACCGTTGGCTTCTTCGAATCACTGACCTCGATGATATTGCTTGCAGTGCCCTCTACGAGATCCCTACTAAGGCCTGTGACTTTGTACCTTACCGATCTGGCCGCATACGGGTCCGGCCATGTTCCGGCATAGAGAACCGGGCTGGTTTCCTGGAATTGCGTTTTTGTATAGTTTGTTCGCAGCGTGTCAAAGGATCCGCCGCCA from Candidatus Eisenbacteria bacterium includes:
- a CDS encoding DUF4416 family protein, producing the protein MLSEPNRVLIIAGLLSREEGLFGEAEERLKESFGQVLKRSEEFPFDFTQYYEREMGSQLLRCYLAFDKLVGPDDLPRLKEFGSSCERNFVVEGKRRVNIDPGYLDVLRVVLASGKDSPHRMYIGGGIYAEIEYLFIKGSYSPLAWTYPDYKSEQAISFFNSVRKSYLEILKRSKPSG
- a CDS encoding class I SAM-dependent RNA methyltransferase; protein product: MYEYQRNRRYFAQLPDGIKELGAQELSELGAQDITPEYGGIYFSADKEALYRINYSARLSSRILAPLVSFSCCSTDDLYKKAKQINWADFISLNNTFAVFGNISNSKITNSHYASLCLKDAIVDSFREVSGQRPDVDSRSPDVWLNLYIRHDKAVISLDMSGGSLHRRGYRRASLSAPMQEIVAAAIIRYTKWDGSVPLYDPMCGSGTLLSEALLHYCRIPSGIFRDNFGFAFLPDYDNLLWTNVKREQDRHIRNLPEGLIAGSDISPEAIEISRTNIRNLPHGERIELQILDFRNSEGLKNGVIITNPPYGIRMGNRQELDLLYEALGDFLKKKCKGSAAYIYFGEREFIKKIGLKPAWKKPLKTGGLDGRLVKYELF